accacgtgaccacacgCCGGCGAGATCGAGTGTCGGAACTCTCATATTCAACGGCTCTGGATAGGCCTACACGTGCGGGTGTGTACAAGATAAGGATGGCACgactcattttgagccaggaaaaaccctggaaaGCAGACATGCTGCTAATATACGCCTTGTGTCACATTTATTCTTTTAACTGTTTTACTGACAAATTGGACAGTTTTAACTCTTTACTAGCTTCCCATGAAATTTGCGGTGTGATAAGCAGatttttcctaaaaaaaaatacatttgacaaTGTTGAATACAAATGTTTGCATGATGCACACAGCCAAAATATTTTACTCTTTCCCAGAAATAATGCCATTCTAAATTTGTGTAGTTTGATTCTATATAAAATATCTTGGCAATGTTTTCATGAGTTCAGTTGTGGTGGCATGTGCATAGTCTAGACATTAACAAATAGACGTGACCATACGTGTTATTTTGTTGTTCCCTGTGTGTCTGGGGTCTGGGGGACCTGGAGAAAGACAGTGTTTCAGTGGGGAGGTTTATCATAGAGTCACGTCCTCTTTGCATGCGTGTGTGGCGTGCAGTAAATCAGGATGTGTGCTGTGGCTGTCCTGCGCGGCCCGTAACGGCCTGGCCGTCCTCCAGATCGCTGCGGTAtcatgacagagagagagagagagagagagagagagaggacggtGGTGTGTGTCTGCTCTGAATTAAACAGTGTTAATGTAAGATCCCTCTGAGACGCACGTGGCCGTCTTTTTCCACGAGCTATGCTTACACAAGTCATATCTACTCTTGTAAGTAAATGAGTTAGTACTTTTACACATATAAATCACATGGACTACAAGCAGCATTTCGTCAAAGTGAGTTTTAGTGCCATGTCAAACAGACACAGGAGGCAGAAGTATGAACTTTCAGCCACATTTAATATTTGTTACAATAGTCACTGTGTCAGATTGTGATTTTTGACTCCGAAATTCCGGTGCGTTCCAAACGGGATATATTGCCCTCCAAGGGCCGTTCAGGAAGGGTGTCACTCCAAGTAaagaaaatgttgttgtttttaattactCCTTTTGCCAATTACATTtttgggccctattttaacgatctaagtgCATGTTTTAAAGTGCAAGTGAACACAAGGCCTGTCCGAATACACTTTTGCTGGTTTAAGGATGGGAAAAATGGTCGGCGCACCAGGGTTGTCCCTATTCTCTCaatgagtcatgggtgtgttCTGGGCAAagcgtgcagtaaaccaatcacaAACCAATCATTTACACGGTGGAATTTGTGAGAGCGAAGACTGGACACTTCTCCAGaaaggaaacgcatctgctggtgcgtgaggttaaagcgcgcgagGAGACAATCTACGGGACAAGCCGggtttttatctttatgttaacaataataatcttttacattgtaattcatttatttgtattatttggcAATTGGCATAATTGTGTGCCGCTGCGCGCCCCTCTGTGTGTAATAGGCAGAGTGTATGCGCGCTGTTCTCCCGCCTATAGGTGCATATTACTaacgctctttaaataacaaaaaaaaccagcacgcccatgggcgcacaattGGGCGCAAATGCATTGCTATTTATTTGCTGGACGTGACTATAAAACTGCGTCGgactgaaactagcaaaaatcaCTTGTATCGCGCCTGGTGCCGCATTGCACCTAGTGTATGATAGGGCCCTAAGAGATACAATTGCGTTTCTCCCTCAAGAGTTTACACATTGGGAGCTTTACTCTTTGAGGGTAGTAGGGAATAGAAATGATCACTTCAGAATGGAACGCAGGCCAATGATGTGCCATCTTTAATATGACTAATGTGATGCCATCGAGAAGACGGAAATACAGAACGCAGTGAGTTTCGTCCCACAATTAACAACAAAAGATATGTATGAAATTTCAGCCacataaagttttaaaaagacaTCCTGATAAGTGTgtgcaacacattctcactcccgactggTCACATATTGgtgctcggtcagcgcccctcggCATCACTTTTTTACGTGCAGTAAAATAAAGGGGTGGCCGGCATACTcacccaatacagtaaaactgcactttttagagtggccttttattgtggccagcctaaggcacacctgttcAATAATCATggtgtctaatcagcatcttgatatgccacacctgtgaggtggatggattctCTCGGCCTAAGGAGAAGtgcacagatttagacagatttgtgaacaatatttgagagaaataggccttttgtgtacatagaaaaagtctaagatctttgagttcagctcatgaaaaatgggggcaaaaacaaaagtattgCGTTTagaattttgttcagtgtaattCGTTTCGGGGTTTGATTTAAGTTTAACGGAcaggataattgcgtttacatgacgctattcaggcagtttgagcaagtaataaaacagtttatttatcgtaaaataaaacaaaagatacATGCAGTCACAATGTtgttaaaaaatacagatattccatgGGTGCCAACgtgaaacgatcgatttgtacaAGGAATAGATGCGAAAGTGATCTCCGTCTGCCATAAATCTCAGACAAACAAGCGTGCGTTTCCGGTTAAAGAATgtgtttcttaatgtgacaactaaaaaccaacagactgatgaaaatgcggGCCATTTTCTCATTACGTGACGTGCGGGacaaggggtgaaaatgctgtgcggtaCAATGCAAAGTGGGACGGGTGGTCACCCTACTCATGTCCCGGTTGACCTCGGGTTTGTAAATTCGCATGTGTTCCATCAGTGGTACTTTATCCTTGACAAAGGTAAAGAAGTCTCGGTTGAGGTCTTTAAAGATctgaaacacatttttcacaGGATTGGGGAAAGACTGCAGCCAGGGCATGACATCGATCAAACTCCCAGCCCCTACGATCTCTCCAAATGTATTCACGCGGCCCAGGAGCGCTTTAAACTCTTGTTCTTCGGGTTCGTATAGCGTTTCCCAAAGCACAGAGCACAAATGATGTTAGCGGCCGCAACCGTGAGTTCACGAGAGCGATTAAAATTGAGCTTATTTCTCAAAAATGCTGGAACGAGTTCTACGGCCTCGGCCGCAACGTTCTCCTCGAAGGCTTTAGGCCTACTCGTCCGACtgtttgcagaataaaatgCACGAATGCTGATCTGAGCTATTTTACGATGGATCTTCCACTGTTTGCTGTAAGTGTTGAACGTCATGCTTTTCCCTCCAGACACGGAGCGGAAAGACGCATAGTTCGGTCGGCCGGTGAACTCGGCGACGTGTCGGAGCAGCGCGTATGGCCGCCTCTCCGTTCAGAGCCTCCACGTCCCTGCTTCCCAATCTGATCAGATAGACGTTTTCGTATTTCTTTGCCAGCTTGCAGAAGGTGATGTGCGGGATTTGACCGAGTTGCATGGCGTTACCCACGAGCGGCCAGAAGAAGGGACCCGGAAGCCTCCAGACAGCAGAGGAAGATGAAGGAGGCGATGAGCGCAGGGCAGATCTGTGAACTCCCTTCCTCAGTGTTCTCCGTGTCTGACAGTTTCGTAATGATCTTCTTTagatttagaagaatgtcaatTTTTAGTTTTGACTTTGTGTTTTATCTCTCAAGTAGGAGGAGTTTTTGCAAACAGGTTTATGTATTTCACAAGTGCACTTGGATGCATAGATGACTCTGATGCCACAAGAGAAGAGCAGATGGTCAGAAATGCAGACATTCACAAACATGAGAGAAACGGAGACAACATGGGAAAGAGAATACGTCTGTCTATAGTTCATGTGATGATCTACACCTGTGATCACTTCTGATGGTTCATGTGATGATGTTCACCTGTGATTCTCTGCTTTCATGTCAGGCACAATTCAATCATTTCTGCTAAATAGAGTTTGATCTCCTTATAGGAACGCTGGATTCACACGGGGCGTCAGCGTCAACGCTTGACGGAGGGCCTGTCTGAAGCGTGCCCGACGCGATCGTCATAGTGACAACAGCCAAACAAATTGTTCTCCCGTTTCATAAACGCAATTGGCTAGCGCCTGCACTAGGTTATTTGCATTAGGCGACCTGATTGGCACTTGAAAAGTTGAGAAATGTTCAAGCAATGCCAGTGAAGCAACGCTGACGGACCCACAATTCAGTTCGGCAACGCGTGACGTCACCCATTCAAAGTAAATCAGACGCGTTGATGCTGACGCCCCGTGACAGTTCATACATCACACATATGTAGTTGAATCTGTAGCATGACGGTTTGTATTTATCATGAGACAGAATGTAATTCAGTCTGTTTAGAatttcacctttaaaatgtgtttctgtaaagctgaagGTCTCGATGTAAGAAACGTTAGCAATAAAACAAGATTCAAGCagtatgtacactgtaaaaaaacaattataggatttaaatttgttttgtgttaatttgcGCACGTTTTGAGCACTGTTTTCTTGaagtaaatttgacttgattttTTGTGTCAAGTTTAAATAACACAAGAAAATAAGTTAATCTTagtattgttttttacagtgtatggttTTTGTACAGATGCTGTGATTTTGTGTCATAACAGAGAGAGATCAACAACATGTGCACGTTTAAACAGCGTTTTATTTAGTCCACATGTAGCTTATTTACCTTgagtaaaaacataaaaacacatataATCTAAGAATGCCTGGATACAAATGTGATTTCCAAATAAGTGGTATGAATTCCTGAAGACATGCACTTTAATTCTAAAGACGTTCAGTGTAAACATGACCATAATGCTTATTATACAATATAGGAACAAATCCTGGAAATTCATCAGATTTTCACCAACATGTTTGATTTTGTAGGTACCGTAAAGGAGGATTTAAGAGAACCTTTACGATGACGTCATCAAGACGAGATGACATCACGAAgagcacatttattttcaacactcTTATCTAAACTCCCTTAAAGCGAGATTTATTTGCTTGCAAAATGATAGACAATTTTATAAAAAGACATTGCGATGCTTTTCGCCAATGGAattcaaaaggaaaaaaacatgaacaataaatcttgttttaaggatgtttaCGGCAAAAATACAGAGTAACATCGTGATTTTTCTCTCGCCCCCTTTTTTTTGCAGTGGGATGCCATCATGATGAAGAGCGGGACACTGAAGACCACCTCATGTTCTGAATCTGAACATCTGGTCATATTTGATGTTTATAGCAACACTTCTATTGCACAGATTTACTGAACAGAATCTCGTTCAAAACATACGATGCATTATTTGACAAGAATAGTGTTTATCGAAAGACTAACTGTGTGGTAAGTATAAATATAAAGGCTTTTAAATACCTGAAGCTTATAATCACATCAGTTTACTGAATGTCTTTGCAAACTCTGCATAAAAAAATGAACGAATGAAGGGAAACGCATGTTCTGAAACACATTACTAACAAACCATTGCATGATATTATATCAGAATCATTAATACAGTGGCTTTCTATTTCACCATGAACATCATACATTGCAGTCCTGCTTTTAAAACGTAAATAAAGAGATTAAAGAGTCTGTCAACGACCGGACACACACATTCTATGGATGTGATTGAAttcattatttaaagggacagttcacccaagaatacaaattctgtcatttattcactctcgtgTGGTCGTAAATCTGTATGCGAGTCTTGCTtgagtggaacacaaaagaagatattttgagaaatgtctcagtggttttgtgttcattcaatgGAGTTGAgtgtcattcttcaaaatatcttcttttgtgttctgcggacgAAAAAAACAACAGGTggcgagggcgagtaaatgaattttcatagtaggtgaactgtcccttcaattataacatacatgtatatttgttaaatataaCACAGAATATTACATCATTCAGTGCAGCTTCACTAATACTCATTGTTATGTTGAATATACGCTTGCAAGATTCAGTCTTTTCAGTCACAACATGGGCACTGTGAGAAAGAAGAAATGCTTTTCGCTCATGCCGGAGACACCAAGCCAAGAAGTTTTCCTCTGAGCTTTGCCGAGATTGTGAAATGGAGAGGCTTCAGCGTCAAACCGTACGAGCAGTCCAGAGAGACGTCCTGCGATGCGCTTCTCTCGAACGAGCACTGATGCAGCAGGATCGCCGAGACCAAAAAAATCTCCACCTTGGCGATCTGGTCACCAATGCACCTCCTCTTACCCGTGGAGAATATCATGACGCCGTTGGTCAGGTCTTTATCCAGATCTCCGTTCTCATCCAAGAATCTGGACGGGTCGAAGATATGAGGGTCTCGCCACTTCTCGGGGTCGTGGTTGACGGACCACTGATTGATGAACACCACGGTGTCTTTGGGGATGTGGACACCCTCGATGGTCACGTCGGAGGTGGTGGAGTGCGGTATGGTGACCGGCACAAAACTGGTGTAGCGCATGGTCTCGTAGATGAACGCGTCCAGGTAAGCCAGAGCGCTTTTGTCTTCTATCGAGGGGAGTCTGTCACGACCCACCGCTTTATCGATCTGCTCGTGAAGTTTGCTTTGGATCGATGGATATTTCACCAACAGAAGCAGCATCCAGTGCAGGGCGGTGGAGACGGTGTCCTGTCCTGCTCCGATGAGATCTGTGACCGTCCCTTCCACGTAGTCTTTGCTCAGTGTGAGCGTGCTGTCTTTCCCGTGCTCGATGACCCCGATGATGGCGTCGCTGATGTCACGGGTCACACGGGGGTCGTATGTGTCTCGGTGCTGCACGACTTTATCCTTTACGTAAGTGAAAAACTCCTCGTTGAGGTTCTTGAAGTTGCGGTAGACGCTTCGCACCGGGTTGGGAAAGGATTGCAGCCAGGGCATGACATCAACCAAACTGCCGGCTCCCACCGTCTCTCCAAACTTAGCCACACGACCCAGGAGCGTCCTGAACTCGGGGTCATCGTGGCCGTAGCGCTTCCCGAAGCAAAGCGCGCATATGACGTTGGCGGCAGCGACCGTGAGTTCGTGGGACGGGTCGAAGTATCGCCCGTCCGCGCTGAGCCtgaggaaaatctggaccaggTCCATGGCTTCCCCGGCCACGTGCTGCTCGAAGGCTTTTTTGGTTTTGCTGTTGGCTGACGAGAACGCCCTCAAAGTGGACTGGGCGACTCTGCGGTGCATCTTCCACTGTTTGCTGTAGTTACTGAACGTCATGCTTCGACCCCCGGATATCATCCGAAACGACGCAAAATCTGGTCGGCCGGCGAATTCCGTGCCACGCTGGACGAGCGCCTGTCGTATGGCTGCATCACCGTTCAGCACCACGATGTCGTTGCAGCCCAGTCGGATCTGGTAGACGTTTCCATACTTTTTCGCCAGCTTGGAAAAAGTGATATGTGGCATTTGTCCCAGCTGCATGGCGTTGCCCACAACGGGCCAGGCGAACGGGCCCGGCAACCTTCTCTTGAACGTGAGGTTCCTGACCCACAGCCACGCCTCCATGAAGAAGAGGATGATGAATGATGCCATGAGAGCCGGCTGGACCTGCCCCGTCCATTCCTTAATGATGCTGCTGCCCTGGAGTCCAAAATCAGCGTCGTTCGGCGCCATTCCGAAgaacttttattctttttaggaGGATGAAAATGTTCTTTTTCCTGCTCAAAAGGACAccgttgaaaaataaaatgaagaaaaacacagaatttgTATCAAGTGGTCATGTAATATTTCCCTTCTTTATGCCAGCAAAAAACACAACGCAAACTCTCCCATTTCAAAGCATCAGTTTGCAAAAATCATAAGTATGACAATCAATCGAGAGGCAGACGTTTGAGTCGAGTGTTCTTTTCTGCTCTCACCTTTCCAAGTTAAGCACACATGCGTTTGTGAGTCTGGTGTGTTTGACCACTGTCTTTTATATATGTTTGTAACACAGGGGGCCGGACCCACAGATAAAGTCACTCCTCCCACTGTGGAAGCTGCTGGGACTCCGTGAGATGATCTGAGCCGGACGCGGAGATCCAGCTGCGCAACCGGGACACAAACCTCCCCAAATCTGCGGTGAAAGTATTGCGTAAAATCACTTTTCTTTAGTTTGCATCCGTGCGCTCTGTGTCAAAACTGTTCGTGGCAGTCCTCCTGTGCGTATTATGCGCGGATCAAGTGAGAATGTCCGCGTGTCTGTGTTTGGCAAGTGCGCACTTTTATTTCTTGACGCTGCGCACTGGAGACCGTTCCGTTGCTTCTGCTCTGCGCAGCGTTACGCACATTATTTTAATCGTCATGcaataattaaaaacacaaactaacaTCCTGAAGAGTGTTTCGTAACCGTTTGTAATACTTACATAATATACAGCAATACAGTATGTAATGTAGGTATGTATAGGCTACAatacatttaacattaaaaaccaTGCACGACACGACGTTTTTCGTACATCTTTcataactgtttatatttatttatagaaaTTTAGTTATACGATTGCATTGAAATGAGTATTTcatgtagattttttttattgtagaatCGGTCTCATTACGCTTTTTCCTTTCATGCTTTTCCAGCACAGTGCATCAAAAGCTATACAAGCAGTTGACTTCTGTACAGATGTCAAcattgtttaaatgtattttctgaaGGAGCTTTACACGAGCGAAATCACACGTTCCGTGTACATGTATAGGGTACATAATGTTCTGGGGTCTCTGATCTCATCACCAAACGTGCCAGGATCTCTCTTTTCCCCACACACATCCAGGATAATTTTTCACATGTgggtttttttggggggtattGAGAGATTACATAATTGCAAGCATGCTTTTCCTCATAATGTACAGTAAAGCGGAGCCTCCTTCACTTGAGAAGAACATAAAAGTGTGTCTGAGATGAATTTCAATTTCATTACTTGTGTCTGTGTTCGTGAAGTGCATTTATTTATCAGGCATTGTGACCTGCTGCATCTCTTTGACCCCGAAACACATCGTGAGATTCTGAGGTAATGTCATTACATAAAAATGCTTATTATCATCTCGCCGTGAGATCTCGATAGCACCGATTCAATGATGATTTAAGCCGTAGAACTAAATGTTCCTGATGTGAAACGATTGTCCGGTGAGCGCAGGCCGGAAATCTCAATCCCTGCTTTCCTCGGCAGGAGGAGTTTATTTGTGCAGGGATCTAATGACTGTAATTGAAGCGTTGTAGTGTTTCCAGAGCTCTACAGACAGTAGCCTTGATTTCTTGCTGATAGCATCACTTTTTCTGAGCGCACTAAAATGAGATTCCCAGTGAGGAGAGAGAAGAAACGAAGCCAAACATAATCAGATCCAATCTGCGTGGATTTAAAGATACTTCTGTGTTTGGTCCCCAGGAGagaatacacacacacgtatacagtatatatttatatagatgCACAGTTAAAAGAAAGACATAATATGTTAAGAATGAATTGAATTCTGTTTAGTGTTTTACTTGTTTACTTGTTACTTCTTTTACTTTACCTGTagtgttgttttatgttttgatgctcaagataaataaaacatttttctgaAACTATTACATCACAGTCTTGACTATTGTTTCTTCTCGTgaacttttttttatataataagaGTATTTCTTATATCTATTATTAGGGACCCCTGTGAAGCCGCTATATGAATTTTAATAACCAACATTAATAAAGTCACCGAAGGTTGTTTAAGGTCGTCccaataaaatgtgaatttgtaaGTATTAAAAGCTCACTGAAAGATTTTGATTTACTTTATAATAAATCACGGCTATGTAAACCCGGCCACAAGAGAGCTTTTAAGcgatatttttcatttaatcttttttattaaaacatcaagGATTAATGCAAAAATATCTAGTCACAGTGGGTTTGTAAGactttgttttcttcttttactgttgaaacttcaaaatgttaaattgaCGTCGTAAAACACACATGTGAGGTTATATATCATGCTTATGTGTTTCTTCAGGAATCCCATGAttctctgcacacacacacacacacacatggtgtCTCACATCAGCGTCCGCACTAATAAGAGCCAGGCTTTGCGGTgagttggtgtgtgtgttgcgtgaGGTTGGCGTGTTTGCCTGCGATTATTCTCTTTAACCTGGCTGTGAAAGGCTGGCCGTGACCTCAGGCTGACTCTGGAGGGGGTGACGGGTCAGGAAGGTCAAGGACTTGGCAGGCGCCGTGGACAGGGGCCTATCCCGGTCTGGAGCTAATCACTGTTTACTACACTCATTTCCACTTTTCAGCGAGCTACTGTCACGCACGGCCCCGGGTGCGGGCGGGGGGAGACCGGGTCCAATAGGCTGTTTAGGAGCCAGTGGGGGGGAAACCGGTTGAAACTAACCGTAGAAACGTGAATATAGATCAGACGTCAGCTGTGATCCGgaactaaaaacaaatgtggTGCCAGGTCTGACGGACGCTATGAAGTGCGCATACTGAAAAGACATCGGCAATATCAAACTTCCTCTCTCTTGCTAATCGTTCGTGACTCATCAGCGCCATCTTGACCAAGTTTAGAGTAGATGGAGTTTATTAAAGGTTTGTGTCATGGTGCTGATGTGGTGAAATGCTTTACTAGAGAATTTGAACTATTTCGACTTCTGAAATGAGTTCCTGTAGAACTTAGGAGGGCATTGTGTTAGCATCAAAACGGTTGTGAGTTCGAGTCTCtggaaacacacatactgaaaaaatgtatgagcactttggatagaagcatctgtcaaatgcataaatgcataaatgtaaatgtgggtGGAAAAGTCTATTCCAGAATGTGAATGTGTAATgacaatttagatttttttaatggataGTCCAGTTGCTTAAAGCAAATAACGTCAAAGATATGAAAATGAACAAGATGCACCACTGCCGTtacaattctttttttattttcattaatgcAACAAGACaaatacaaattaaacatgCAGTAACAACAAACAGCAAGATGGgttactaaaatatatataaaaaagtttaaaaatatatatatataggctatattcaCATGTATAGactatatacaaatatacacaaacatacatgctATACAATCTTGTAAGTACTACGCCACACAATAGTCTTACGAGCAATTACATTTTTAGAGTTTCTTAtggattttaaatataaaaataaaaaaggagttTTCTTCAAAAATTTACGTTTGTGAATATATAACTTAGcaagaaaaatgaatgcatttccgatacaatgaatggcgaggaatgAAAGGATCAATATCACGttaaggaagtcccgccttccagtaaaacaagccaatcgtcaatcagtaaaaaggacgattctctggggcggagcttatgtgaggcgcttgccagcctgtgcgcaggcgCAATAGATGAGGCGACATCGAAAAGAAtgatttttagcgcaatttatgCTTAgaaaaccaaagttatgatacagttcatggcatgtttaattatttatcGGAAATATGCTAtctaattgtgatttttggcagcgattttagaaatatatgcTTTCCCctattcaagtagataggactgtggacttgctatgacgtagGTAGCTGCCCGGAGGCGTTACAAAGTGGCTTTGataatcattcattcatttagtcatttagtcatttagcagaagcttttatccgaagcgacttacaagttgggtaaacaatggaagcaattgggtcaacgttaggaa
This genomic window from Triplophysa rosa linkage group LG10, Trosa_1v2, whole genome shotgun sequence contains:
- the LOC130560254 gene encoding cytochrome P450 1B1-like — its product is MAPNDADFGLQGSSIIKEWTGQVQPALMASFIILFFMEAWLWVRNLTFKRRLPGPFAWPVVGNAMQLGQMPHITFSKLAKKYGNVYQIRLGCNDIVVLNGDAAIRQALVQRGTEFAGRPDFASFRMISGGRSMTFSNYSKQWKMHRRVAQSTLRAFSSANSKTKKAFEQHVAGEAMDLVQIFLRLSADGRYFDPSHELTVAAANVICALCFGKRYGHDDPEFRTLLGRVAKFGETVGAGSLVDVMPWLQSFPNPVRSVYRNFKNLNEEFFTYVKDKVVQHRDTYDPRVTRDISDAIIGVIEHGKDSTLTLSKDYVEGTVTDLIGAGQDTVSTALHWMLLLLVKYPSIQSKLHEQIDKAVGRDRLPSIEDKSALAYLDAFIYETMRYTSFVPVTIPHSTTSDVTIEGVHIPKDTVVFINQWSVNHDPEKWRDPHIFDPSRFLDENGDLDKDLTNGVMIFSTGKRRCIGDQIAKVEIFLVSAILLHQCSFERSASQDVSLDCSYGLTLKPLHFTISAKLRGKLLGLVSPA